TACCGCCACAGCACATATCGCCGCCCCGTCCAGCGCACCAGAGCCACATCCAGGCGACAGGGGAGGTGCTGCCACTGGGGATGTTGGCTCAGGAAAACGGCTGCTGCCTGCTGCAGGCGGGTTTGTTGACGGGGGGTAATGGCCGCAGCGCCATCGGCGTCCCAGTTGCCGGCCTTACGGGTTTTAACCTCAATAAACACCACCACCTCCCCGGCCAGCATCACCAGGTCCAGTTCTCCCCACTGACAGCGCCAGCGGTGGGCCAGCAGTTGCCATCCTTGGCGTTGTAAATGGGCTGCCAGCCAGTTTTCCCCACCGCGCCCGGTGTCAAGCATGGGCAATGGGCGGTTTTTCCAGTAATACGGCACCAACAAGGATGGCCCGGTCAAAGATCGCGCCCGTGATATCGGCATCGGTCAAATCGGCCTCCCGGAGATTAGCGCTGCTTAGGTCGCACTGAATCAAGCTGGCCCCGTTCAATTTGGCCTGGCGGAGGTTGGCGCCGTTGAGGATGCAACTGGAGAGTTTAGCGCGGCTCAGCATGGCTCCCTGGAGGATGGCGCGGGATAGATCGGCTCCCCGTAACGAGGCCGCCGTTAAATTGGCCTGCCGCAGATTGGCCCGGCTTAAATCCGCATCCCAGAGATTGGCTTGGCTGAGGTCCGCTTGGGTGAGATTGGCGCTGCTGAGGAGGGACCGGCTCAAATCCGCCTCCACCAATCGGGCGTGGCTGAGGTCCGCCATACAGAGATTGGCCCCCCCCAAATCCGCCTGGGTTAAATCGGCTTGCCATAAAATGGTGCCGCTGAGTTTGGCCATGACCAGCCCCGCCCCCTTGAGAAAGGCACCGCTCAAATCCGCCTCCCGCAGGATGGCCTGGTTTAATATCGCCCCTTCGAGATTGGTCTCGGTTAGATAGGTGCCACTCAATTTGGCCGCTGTTAGGTCAATGCCCCGTAAATCCGCCCCCGATAAATCTACACCGCTGAGATTAACCCGACTGAAATTCCGTTCCCCTTGGGCATAAAGCGCTAAGAGTTCGGCCGCGTCCATGGACTGGATTTCCTCAGGGTGTGGGCGACAAGGGTAGATCAACTACGGGAACATTTGACGACTCGTTTTGATCTTACCCTAAGTCGGCGGATGGGCAGCGATTCTGGCGAATCAAACCTTGGGTGAAGCAAAGGGGTGTGAGGTGCGATTTTGGGGGGGATGGGGTACGGTAGGGCTGGTGGTGG
This genomic interval from Gloeomargarita sp. SRBZ-1_bins_9 contains the following:
- a CDS encoding pentapeptide repeat-containing protein; this encodes MDAAELLALYAQGERNFSRVNLSGVDLSGADLRGIDLTAAKLSGTYLTETNLEGAILNQAILREADLSGAFLKGAGLVMAKLSGTILWQADLTQADLGGANLCMADLSHARLVEADLSRSLLSSANLTQADLSQANLWDADLSRANLRQANLTAASLRGADLSRAILQGAMLSRAKLSSCILNGANLRQAKLNGASLIQCDLSSANLREADLTDADITGAIFDRAILVGAVLLEKPPIAHA
- a CDS encoding YraN family protein, with the translated sequence MLDTGRGGENWLAAHLQRQGWQLLAHRWRCQWGELDLVMLAGEVVVFIEVKTRKAGNWDADGAAAITPRQQTRLQQAAAVFLSQHPQWQHLPCRLDVALVRWTGRRYVLWRYLTGALS